One Anguilla rostrata isolate EN2019 chromosome 15, ASM1855537v3, whole genome shotgun sequence genomic window carries:
- the LOC135241101 gene encoding twist-related protein 2 encodes MEESSSSPVSPVDSLVTSEEELDRQQKRFGRKRRHSKKLSEDGSPGSVKRGKKPSPSSTQSYEELQNQRVLANVRERQRTQSLNEAFASLRKIIPTLPSDKLSKIQTLKLASRYIDFLYQVLQSDEMDNKMSSCSYVAHERLSYAFSVWRMEGAWSMSTSH; translated from the coding sequence ATGGAAGAGAGCTCAAGTTCTCCCGTCTCCCCAGTGGATAGCTTAGTGACCAGCGAGGAGGAGTTGGACAGACAACAGAAAAGATTTGGAAGGAAGAGGAGACACAGCAAAAAGCTGAGCGAAGACGGCAGTCCGGGTTCCGTTAAGCGGGGCAAAAAACCGAGTCCCAGCAGCACGCAGTCGTACGAGGAGCTGCAGAATCAGAGGGTTCTGGCCAACGttagggagagacagaggactCAGTCGCTCAACGAAGCCTTTGCGTCGTTGCGAAAAATCATACCCACGCTTCCCTCGGATAAACTTAGCAAGATACAGACTCTGAAACTGGCATCCAGATACATAGATTTTCTGTATCAGGTGCTACAAAGCGACGAGATGGACAACAAGATGTCAAGCTGCAGCTACGTTGCGCACGAAAGACTCAGTTACGCTTTCTCGGTGTGGCGGATGGAAGGCGCGTGGTCAATGTCTACGTCCCACTAG